The nucleotide window cttctaccAAAGAGACTGATAGAGTAGCCGCCGACTAACTccctttcttctttctcatcaCTTCAGACTTCatctcaccaccaccaccatgaGCAGATCAGGACAACCACCAGATTTGAAGAAGTAAGAAACTAATTATTACTCTCATTCTCCACTTTTCAATCatcgttacttttttttttttttttttcaatttctgcTACCCTTAATCCGttgtattaatattaatatttttttttctgttttgattttacAGGTACATGGACAAACAGCTTCAGAGTAAGTTTCTTTGacctaattattttttcttagtttatatatatatatatctatttaGGTTATTGCTATGTAGCACGGACACTCCTTAGATTAAACATGTTCTGGTGTCCGACATGTGTCATATCGGACACCGACTCCACACCAACTCATAATTAcactgagtttttttttttttttaaattattagcggtgttgGCTTGTCGGTGTCTGTGTCTGGTGTATGTGtctgtatccgtgcttcattgggtttttgaggatttttttttttttttttcttcagggcctgtttggattgtcTTATTTTTGAGGTTAGGCAAGACAACATATGCAAATAAATAcgcttttatgtattattcataagcttgttaaggtagtttatgaaaaattagcttatgaagatacaatgtGAGAACTTATGAATAATGCATTCATACAATGTGAggacttatgaattaacatgaAAACTTATTTGTTagcataaactatttttcataagctcgaAAATAAGCAAATCCAAACGGGCCTGTCACTTCAATCTAATCTCTAAATAATGTAAATATAATAAGTTGTCtttaacatatattaaatttgtcaATTTAATCTGTGCTATTAAGATGTTATAGGGAAAggacctgtttggataaacaacttatttacaGCTTATAGCACAAATGCTTATCATGATGattgcttatgtataagcttacataagctatttctataggaaaggataaaacaaagttaaattgtttttgtatattctataagttgttttcataagctatcttggagtaATTAAGCTGAAAAAAGTTTATGAAGAgcgtcataagctgttttcaaaagTTTTCCCAAACATTCTCACAAAGCTGATGTTACTAGATAAGCTCAATTAATAATCCAATCCAAACAGGTCCTAAATTGACAGATATTTAGAGTTAAGACGACCTTTATTTGTTTTAAGGACTAAGTTGATGGTTTGTTCtttctgaaaattgattttcaaacgTTTGTGAGGTGTTAAGACGACCTTTATTTGTTTCTTCCTTTGCTTAGTCAATGAGATTCATGTCAACTCCAGGaatgtttgaaaattgatttgttGTGCtatttgaagatgatgaagttggAGAGAATATGAGATTAGGGATTGGATGGCTGAATTGAGGATTGTTTTTTAGAGTCGCAATAATATCATTCTTAAACTTCATTTTTGAACGTTCCTGGAGTTTTAGATGGTTATTCATTGTTTGCTGCTTTGTTTAGTTTGAGATTCATCATTCATGTCAACTCTAGGAACGTTCAAAATCTTGAACTTTTCtgcaatttaaaaatgaagttGGAGAAAATACGAAATTTGGGATCAGAAGACTGAATTGAGGATTATTTTTTAGAATCGCTAAAATATGCCCATTAAACTTTGTTTCCTTTGTTGTTTGCTCTTTTGCTTAGTTGATGTGATTCATGCCAACTCCAAGAACGTTAAAGAACTAGGGTAGCTTTTTACATCAATTTAGGTTTCTTTTAGTTAGTTTGTATCACAAAACTATGCTTCTCAAACTTCATTTTTTAACGTTCGTGGAGTTTTTGATGTTGCTTTATTGTTCGCTCATTTGCTTAGTCAATGAGATTCATGTCAACTCCAGAAATGTTCAAAAACTTATTTGTTCCGCAAGTTGAAAATGATGAGGATTACTTTTTAGAATTAGGGATTGGAAGATTGAATTGAGGATTACtttatagaattaaaaaaaaaatatccttcTTAAACTGCATTTTTTTTAACGTTTGTGGAGTTTTATATTGTACTTCATTGTTTGCTCTTTTGCTCAGTTGATGTGGTTTAAGCCAACTCCAATAACGTTCCAAAAGTACATAATTTTTGGGTTTTGTAGTTTGTGTGCAGAGTGGGTGATTTTTTAGTATGGCAAAAATATACATcgttaaattcatttttttgaatGTTCCTGGAGTTTCAGATGATACTTCACGCCAAACGTTCAAAAACTTGATTTGTTCTGCAATTTAAAAATGAGCAAGTTAGATAAAAGATGAGAGGATTGGTACACTAAATTGAGGTATTTAACAACAGGGTTTTGAAAGTTgactaaatttttgttttttttaaaactttatgGATTATATTGATGTACTTTCATAGTTTAGGGTAGGGGACTATTAATGGAAGGATTATGTAGTTGGGTTGGGTGGAGGGATATTTTAGGGACCTTTTAGTAGATTTTAATAGTTTAGGGATCAATTTGattgtttatttatagtttgTGTGAGTGATTGTGTCAACAATTCATATTCATAACTCAATAGAGATGCATCGggtctttattctattttaatgtTGTTATGCTCTTTTTTTATCTACATGTTTGTTTAGTACTTGTGAAATTTTCCTGTCTGTTTCTTCTCGATACATACACACTGACACATGTGGGTTATTTATGTGTATCTAGATAGTTGTGTTTTATCGCTGAAAACAAGTCTTACATGTATCATAGTCTGGTTGTGATACCATATTACTGAGATACTCGTTTATTGTTAACTCGATCAATAATGAACACAAGGAATCTATTTATACACGAGTCCATATGAAAATGAATAAGATAATAAGGAACAATAGTCTAACTAACTATTAACAAACTTTATCTCTAATAATACTGAAATGTACTTGGTATTTCTTTGCAGTCAAGCTGAATGCAAATCGAATGATTGTTGGCACTCTCCGTGGCTTCGACCAGTTTATGAATTTGGTTGTTGACAATACTGTGGAGGTAAACGGCAACGAAAAAAATGACATAGGGATGGTGGTAAGTAACTCCTCATGTTCTGCATTACTATTAACTTGAATATTAGCAGCTGATATCTgcattgttgttgttaatttcaCTCACTTTTTTGCAGGTAATCAGAGGAAATAGTGTTGTCACTGTAGAGGCACTTGAACCAGTAGTGAACAGGATCGGATGATTTATGTTTCTAATTGTAAACTTTTATAAGTAAATTTCAAGGTTTCAAGAGGAAAATGTAATTGTGGATCTTTAATATGGCCATGATGGAGACTAATCTGATTCTGTAGTTCTTTATCTTGTTGATTTGTGAGGACAACTTTAGTGTTTTAGTGGCtggttaatttttatatttggcaattctcattttctttctatgTTATTTAATCTAAAATCACTGTTGTTGGTTGAGCTATTACAGTTTACACCTAATGTTATGTTCTTAGGAAATCATTTATTTGAGAGATTAAGGATatcttatttgtttttaatgaatgtcaaaatcttataaaaaaaatgtcaaaatcagCTCTAATTGTTTCTGAATACTTCCAGTTGACTTGTTAAtccatttttcaataaaatatttagaattttagaGTGTTCGGATACATTGTTTGACAAATATGTTTAAAGCATTTTTGAAATCCTTGTGATTTTTGTGAAGTACTTTTTTCCTCCTAAAATGAGGAATTTTGAAATTCCACCTATTTACTGAGAATTTGACAATTCCCCGTCTTGTGCACCACGATTGTTTTCTTCGTTCACTCTCCTCATGTTCTCTTCTTGAAATGCTTCTCCTCATTTCGCTTCTTGTGGTGCTTCTCTTGCGTTTAGACCGATCTACAATAGATCGATCAAAAACAGTGCTTGAATTACCTTTTTCAGAACAAAGAAATGATTCAAAGACGTACCATGATCTTTAGTGCTAGATCATTTGTTATCTTATTTCTGTTGCTTTCTGCTTGACTCATGATATGATTTCGCTGCCATCGAATGAATTTACTATGCGAAACAATATGCATACTGTTGCACTGCTCATCGATGTTGAAGCATAAGggttttttgtttcattttctgaTGTGGTTTGAGCTCGTTTTCTGCATTAGAAAAGATATTATGAGCTCAATTTTCTGTTGTTATAATCAAACTTCATTCATCCTTCGTTTCTAAAAGGCCTTAGAAATAGCTACATGCTGAGGAATGTTTCAA belongs to Medicago truncatula cultivar Jemalong A17 chromosome 6, MtrunA17r5.0-ANR, whole genome shotgun sequence and includes:
- the LOC25496613 gene encoding probable small nuclear ribonucleoprotein G; protein product: MSRSGQPPDLKKYMDKQLQIKLNANRMIVGTLRGFDQFMNLVVDNTVEVNGNEKNDIGMVVIRGNSVVTVEALEPVVNRIG